One window of Metopolophium dirhodum isolate CAU chromosome 3, ASM1992520v1, whole genome shotgun sequence genomic DNA carries:
- the LOC132942158 gene encoding protein strawberry notch isoform X2, producing MDPSDKMASKDTIVKAEKNPDSGSDFDEDDDPDKTEVPGGGKDLATAATIKSTFVDEKPPSTSINTNITKPLEPTSKMNANNMGYAKNMGGMNNWMGAMMGNPFMNLAQGSSNMNNMMFPQNMPYPGMMPPNINQAQFLQGMGGGGSAGMMDGNAATNFLLQALMSNGGNNAALISQLLSSGGPAASMLLQNIMQQPFTQQNFPMAPKNVSPYWYNQSMNNKMSSGGRTGEDEEDNEDEDMGVAETYADYMPSKLKLGKKHPDPVVETASLSSVEPADVKYELSIPMETINSGSLSALQLEAITYTCQQHDHILPDGSRAGFLIGDGAGVGKGRTIAGLIFENFVKGRKKAIWVSVSNDLKFDAERDLSDIGTTNIKVYSLNKFKYAKINCPTNGNVSKGVIFSTYSALIGESSGGGKYKSRLKQLLNWCGDDFDGVIVFDECHRAKNLCPTGSTKPTKTGLTVLELQNKLPNARVVYASATGASEPRNMAYMVRLGMWGQGTTFPEFLDFINAVEKRGVGAMEIVAMDMKLRGMYIARQLSFHGVSFKIDEVPLSPEFTNVYDNAVKLWVDAMHMFQEAAELIDAENRMRKTMWGQFWSSHQRFFKYLCIAAKVKHAVDVAREAIKHGKCVIIGLQSTGEARTLEQLEKDDGELTDFVSTAKGVLQSLVEKHFPAPDRNRIKKLLGSVGIELKHSKHHNGDSQGPSGSSGGGEKRKSGRQASSRHVKRAKDSSDSDSKSDNDDSDFKMSESESEISEEHSDDSEASSDFNPFGEDDTDSDEPWAAGRAKKRKNKVPAKKKQTAKDKIHQIVLKSSMANNSHQKDAIDRACSMKEELMERIERLGDKLPPNTLDQLIDELGGPENVAEMTGRKGRVVQTDGGIQYESRSEVDAPLETLNVIEKQRFMDGEKDVAIISEAASSGISLQSDRRARNQRRRVHITLELPWSADRAIQQFGRSHRSNQVNAPEYIFLISDLAGERRFASIVAKRLESLGALTHGDRRATETRDLSKFNIDNKYGRAALETTMKTIIGYESPIVPPPDDYKGHFFEDVGGALVGVGMIINNEASPGNLTLDKDYNNISKFLNRILGMPVELQNRLFKYFTDVLHHIITQAKKSGRFDLGILDLGTAGENVKRVKMYTFLRKHATGQATTELHIVHVERGMSWDESIERCKEAKAPTEGYYLSHQIRNNKSTAVLALLADNSANKKAETTKTPSKKDIMFTIFRPNTGLQLRQESLSELEKKYFKVELSKAEKHWKEQYDSSETVCSHAYWRGNCKLVTVGQDCEVGLRRRTYNVLSGSVLSVWSRIENVLLARTGSHHKMQVVRLKTAEGLKIVGTLIPKSCVEALRQDLGSDAEKTEERVSNL from the exons ATGGACCCGTCCGATAAAATG GCGTCTAAAGACACGATCGTGAAAGCAGAGAAAAATCCAGATTCTGGTAGTGATTTTGATGAAGACGATGATCCAGACAAAACTGAAGTTCCgg GTGGAGGAAAAGACTTGGCAACTGCAGCAACTATTAAGTCAACCTTTGTCGATGAAAAGCCGCCTAGTACCagtattaatactaatataaccAAACCTTTAGAACCAACATCTAAAATGAATGCAAATAATATgg GCTATGCGAAAAATATGGGCGGTATGAACAATTGGATGGGCGCCATGATGGGAAATCCTTTTATGAATTTGGCACAAGGCTCttcaaatatgaataatatgatgtttcCTCAAAATATGCCTTATCCAGGAATGATGCCTCCTAATATAAATCAAGCTCAATTTTTACAAG GTATGGGTGGTGGTGGATCAGCTGGAATGATGGATGGCAATGCTGCAACAAATTTTCTTTTACAAGCATTAATGAGTAATGGTGGCAATAATGCTGCCTTGATATCACAACTACTGAGTTCAGGAGGACCTGCTGCATCTATgctgttacaaaatataatgcaacAACCATTTACCCAACAAAATTTTCCAATGGCACCTAAAAATGTATCTCCATATTGGTACAATCAATCAatgaataataaa ATGTCTAGTGGTGGGCGTACTGGAGAAGACGAAGAAGATAATGAGGATGAGGATATGGGAGTTGCTGAGACATATGCTGATTATATGCCTtccaaat taaaacTTGGTAAGAAACATCCTGATCCAGTAGTGGAAACAGCTTCATTGTCAAGTGTTGAACCTGCGGATGTTAAGTATGAATTGTCAATTCCAATGGAGACCATAAATTCTGGATCTCTTTCGGCTCTTCAGTTAGAAGCTATCACTTATACATGCCAACAACATGATCATATTTTACCTGATGGTTCAAGAGCTGGTTTTCTTATTGGTGACGGTGCTGGTGTTGGTAAAGGTCGAACAATTGCTGGATTAATATTTGAGAACTTTGTAAAAGGTCGCAAGAAAGCCATTTGGGTTTCAGTTTCTAATGACTTAAAATTTGATGCCGAACGAGATTTATCTGATATTGGAACaacaaatattaaagtttattcTCTGAATAAG TTTAAATATGCCAAAATTAATTGTCCAACAAATGGTAATGTATCTAAAGGAGTTATATTTTCTACTTATTCGGCTCTCATTGGTGAATCAAGTGGTGGAGGAAAATACAAAAGTCGCTTGAAGCAATTGTTGAACTGGTGTGGTGATGATTTTGATGGAGTT ATTGTTTTTGATGAGTGTCACCGTGCTAAAAATCTTTGTCCAACTGGTTCCACAAAACCTACAAAAACTGGATTAACAGTACTTGAGCTACAAAATAAATTGCCCAATGCTCGAGTAGTTTATGCATCAGCTACTGGTGCTTCAGAACCTCGAAATATGGCGTATATGGTGCGTCTAGGTATGTGGGGACAAGGGACAACATTTCCGGAGTTTCTTGATTTTATTAATGCAGTTGAAAAAcg tGGTGTCGGTGCTATGGAAATAGTTGCAATGGATATGAAGCTTAGAGGCATGTATATAGCTAGACAATTAAGTTTCCATGGTGtatcttttaaaattgatgaagTACCGCTATCTCCGGAGTTTACTAATGTCTATGACAATGCTGTAAAATtg TGGGTGGATGCAATGCATATGTTTCAAGAAGCAGCAGAACTAATCGATGCAGAGAATCGCATGAGAAAAACTATGTGGGGTCAATTTTGGTCCTCCCAtcaaagattttttaaatatttgtgtattgCAGCAAAAGTTAAACATGCAGTAGATGTGGCTAG agaAGCAATAAAACATGGAAAATGTGTAATTATTGGATTACAATCTACAGGGGAAGCCCGAACTCTTGAACAACTGGAAAAAGATGATGGAGAGCTAACTGATTTTGTATCCACTGCAAA AGGTGTTTTACAGTCTTTAGTTGAAAAACATTTTCCTGCTCCAGATcgtaatagaataaaaaaactacTAGGAAGTGTTGGTATCGAATTAAAACATTCCAAACATCATAATGGTGATTCTCAAGGACCTAGTGGCTCTAGTGGAGGCGGAGAAAAAAGAAAAtcag GCCGACAAGCATCTTCAAGACATGTAAAACGTGCCAAAGATTCTAGCGATTCTGATTCAAAATCTGATAATGATGATTCCGATTTTAAAATGTCAGAATCTGAGTCTGAAATTAGTGAAGAACATAGTGATGATTCTGAAGCAAGTAGCGACTTTAATCCATTTGGTGAAGATGATACTGACAGTGatg aaCCTTGGGCAGCAGGTAGAgcaaaaaaacgtaaaaataaagTTCCCGCTAAAAAGAAACAGACAGCAAAAGACAAAATCCATCAAATTGTATTAAAGTCAAGCATGGCTAATAATAGCCACCAAAAAGATGCTATTGACCGTGCTTGTAGTATGAAAGAAGAATTGATGGAAAGGATTGAAAGATTAGGAGATAAATTGCCACCAAATACTCTTGATCAGCTAATTGATGAACTTGGTGGGCCTGAAAATGTTGCTGAA ATGACAGGAAGAAAAGGTAGAGTTGTTCAAACAGATGGGGGTATACAGTATGAATCTCGTTCTGAAGTTGACGCACCTTTGGAAACATTAAATGttattg aaaaacaaaGGTTTATGGATGGTGAAAAGGATGTAGCTATCATATCAGAAGCTGCCAGTTCCGGTATATCATTACAAAGTGACCGAAGAGCCCGAAATCAACGCCGTAGAGTACATATTACCTTAGAATTACCTTGGAGTGCTGATAGGGCTATTCAGCAATTTGGTCGTTCTCATCGTTCTAACCAAGTTAATGCTCCAGAATATATTTTCCTAATATCAGATTTAGCTGGGGAAAGACGTTTTGCATCTATAGTGGCCAAACGATTAGAAAGTCTT GGTGCTCTTACTCACGGTGATCGAAGAGCAACTGAAACACGagatttatcaaaatttaatattgataataagtaTGGCCGTGCTGCTTTAGAAACCACAATGAAAACTATTATTGGTTATGAGAGTCCTATAGTACCACCCCCAGATGATTACAAAGGACACTTTTTTGAag atGTCGGTGGTGCTCTTGTAGGTGTTGGTATGATTATCAATAATGAAGCCAGTCCTGGTAACTTAACATTAGACAAGGATTACAACAACATAAGCAAGTTCCTAAACCGTATCCTTGGTATGCCAGTTGAGCTTCAAAACAGactgtttaaatatttcacCGATGTACTACACCATATTATTACACAAGCAAAAAAATCTGGTCGCTTTGATTTGGGAATCTTGG atttgggTACTGCTGGTGAAAATGTGAAAcgagtaaaaatgtatacgttCCTTAGAAAACATGCCACTGGTCAAGCTACTACTGAACTTCATATTGTACATGTTGAAAGAGGTATGAGTTGGGATGAATCTATAGAAAGGTGTAAAGAAGCCAAAGCACCTACTGAAGGATATTATCTTTCACATCAG ATAAGAAACAATAAAAGCACCGCAGTACTTGCTTTATTGGCTGATAATAGTGCTAATAAAAAAGCCGAAACAACAAAAACACCCTCTAAGAAGGACATTATGTTCACTATATTCCGTCCAAACACAGGATTACAG ttAAGGCAAGAGTCACTGAGTGAACttgaaaagaaatattttaaagtcgAGTTATCTAAAGCAGAAAAACACTGGAAAGAACAGTATGATTCATCTGAAACTGTTTGTTCACATGCCTATTG gcGTGGCAACTGTAAGCTTGTTACAGTTGGTCAAGATTGTGAAGTAGGTTTAAGACGCCGTACATATAATGTTTTGTCTGGATCAGTGTTGAGTGTATGGAGTAgaatagaaaatgtattattagctCGGACAGGTTCTCATCATAAGATGCAAGTTGTCAGGTTAAAGACTGCAGAAGGATTAAAAATAGTTG GTACGTTGATACCTAAGTCATGCGTTGAAGCATTAAGACAAGATCTAGGTTCAGATGCAGAAAAAACAGAAGAACGCGTTtctaatttataa
- the LOC132942158 gene encoding protein strawberry notch isoform X1 encodes MNATATHSSSNVMASKDTIVKAEKNPDSGSDFDEDDDPDKTEVPGGGKDLATAATIKSTFVDEKPPSTSINTNITKPLEPTSKMNANNMGYAKNMGGMNNWMGAMMGNPFMNLAQGSSNMNNMMFPQNMPYPGMMPPNINQAQFLQGMGGGGSAGMMDGNAATNFLLQALMSNGGNNAALISQLLSSGGPAASMLLQNIMQQPFTQQNFPMAPKNVSPYWYNQSMNNKMSSGGRTGEDEEDNEDEDMGVAETYADYMPSKLKLGKKHPDPVVETASLSSVEPADVKYELSIPMETINSGSLSALQLEAITYTCQQHDHILPDGSRAGFLIGDGAGVGKGRTIAGLIFENFVKGRKKAIWVSVSNDLKFDAERDLSDIGTTNIKVYSLNKFKYAKINCPTNGNVSKGVIFSTYSALIGESSGGGKYKSRLKQLLNWCGDDFDGVIVFDECHRAKNLCPTGSTKPTKTGLTVLELQNKLPNARVVYASATGASEPRNMAYMVRLGMWGQGTTFPEFLDFINAVEKRGVGAMEIVAMDMKLRGMYIARQLSFHGVSFKIDEVPLSPEFTNVYDNAVKLWVDAMHMFQEAAELIDAENRMRKTMWGQFWSSHQRFFKYLCIAAKVKHAVDVAREAIKHGKCVIIGLQSTGEARTLEQLEKDDGELTDFVSTAKGVLQSLVEKHFPAPDRNRIKKLLGSVGIELKHSKHHNGDSQGPSGSSGGGEKRKSGRQASSRHVKRAKDSSDSDSKSDNDDSDFKMSESESEISEEHSDDSEASSDFNPFGEDDTDSDEPWAAGRAKKRKNKVPAKKKQTAKDKIHQIVLKSSMANNSHQKDAIDRACSMKEELMERIERLGDKLPPNTLDQLIDELGGPENVAEMTGRKGRVVQTDGGIQYESRSEVDAPLETLNVIEKQRFMDGEKDVAIISEAASSGISLQSDRRARNQRRRVHITLELPWSADRAIQQFGRSHRSNQVNAPEYIFLISDLAGERRFASIVAKRLESLGALTHGDRRATETRDLSKFNIDNKYGRAALETTMKTIIGYESPIVPPPDDYKGHFFEDVGGALVGVGMIINNEASPGNLTLDKDYNNISKFLNRILGMPVELQNRLFKYFTDVLHHIITQAKKSGRFDLGILDLGTAGENVKRVKMYTFLRKHATGQATTELHIVHVERGMSWDESIERCKEAKAPTEGYYLSHQIRNNKSTAVLALLADNSANKKAETTKTPSKKDIMFTIFRPNTGLQLRQESLSELEKKYFKVELSKAEKHWKEQYDSSETVCSHAYWRGNCKLVTVGQDCEVGLRRRTYNVLSGSVLSVWSRIENVLLARTGSHHKMQVVRLKTAEGLKIVGTLIPKSCVEALRQDLGSDAEKTEERVSNL; translated from the exons ATGAACGCCACTGCGACGCATTCCTCTAGTAATGTTATG GCGTCTAAAGACACGATCGTGAAAGCAGAGAAAAATCCAGATTCTGGTAGTGATTTTGATGAAGACGATGATCCAGACAAAACTGAAGTTCCgg GTGGAGGAAAAGACTTGGCAACTGCAGCAACTATTAAGTCAACCTTTGTCGATGAAAAGCCGCCTAGTACCagtattaatactaatataaccAAACCTTTAGAACCAACATCTAAAATGAATGCAAATAATATgg GCTATGCGAAAAATATGGGCGGTATGAACAATTGGATGGGCGCCATGATGGGAAATCCTTTTATGAATTTGGCACAAGGCTCttcaaatatgaataatatgatgtttcCTCAAAATATGCCTTATCCAGGAATGATGCCTCCTAATATAAATCAAGCTCAATTTTTACAAG GTATGGGTGGTGGTGGATCAGCTGGAATGATGGATGGCAATGCTGCAACAAATTTTCTTTTACAAGCATTAATGAGTAATGGTGGCAATAATGCTGCCTTGATATCACAACTACTGAGTTCAGGAGGACCTGCTGCATCTATgctgttacaaaatataatgcaacAACCATTTACCCAACAAAATTTTCCAATGGCACCTAAAAATGTATCTCCATATTGGTACAATCAATCAatgaataataaa ATGTCTAGTGGTGGGCGTACTGGAGAAGACGAAGAAGATAATGAGGATGAGGATATGGGAGTTGCTGAGACATATGCTGATTATATGCCTtccaaat taaaacTTGGTAAGAAACATCCTGATCCAGTAGTGGAAACAGCTTCATTGTCAAGTGTTGAACCTGCGGATGTTAAGTATGAATTGTCAATTCCAATGGAGACCATAAATTCTGGATCTCTTTCGGCTCTTCAGTTAGAAGCTATCACTTATACATGCCAACAACATGATCATATTTTACCTGATGGTTCAAGAGCTGGTTTTCTTATTGGTGACGGTGCTGGTGTTGGTAAAGGTCGAACAATTGCTGGATTAATATTTGAGAACTTTGTAAAAGGTCGCAAGAAAGCCATTTGGGTTTCAGTTTCTAATGACTTAAAATTTGATGCCGAACGAGATTTATCTGATATTGGAACaacaaatattaaagtttattcTCTGAATAAG TTTAAATATGCCAAAATTAATTGTCCAACAAATGGTAATGTATCTAAAGGAGTTATATTTTCTACTTATTCGGCTCTCATTGGTGAATCAAGTGGTGGAGGAAAATACAAAAGTCGCTTGAAGCAATTGTTGAACTGGTGTGGTGATGATTTTGATGGAGTT ATTGTTTTTGATGAGTGTCACCGTGCTAAAAATCTTTGTCCAACTGGTTCCACAAAACCTACAAAAACTGGATTAACAGTACTTGAGCTACAAAATAAATTGCCCAATGCTCGAGTAGTTTATGCATCAGCTACTGGTGCTTCAGAACCTCGAAATATGGCGTATATGGTGCGTCTAGGTATGTGGGGACAAGGGACAACATTTCCGGAGTTTCTTGATTTTATTAATGCAGTTGAAAAAcg tGGTGTCGGTGCTATGGAAATAGTTGCAATGGATATGAAGCTTAGAGGCATGTATATAGCTAGACAATTAAGTTTCCATGGTGtatcttttaaaattgatgaagTACCGCTATCTCCGGAGTTTACTAATGTCTATGACAATGCTGTAAAATtg TGGGTGGATGCAATGCATATGTTTCAAGAAGCAGCAGAACTAATCGATGCAGAGAATCGCATGAGAAAAACTATGTGGGGTCAATTTTGGTCCTCCCAtcaaagattttttaaatatttgtgtattgCAGCAAAAGTTAAACATGCAGTAGATGTGGCTAG agaAGCAATAAAACATGGAAAATGTGTAATTATTGGATTACAATCTACAGGGGAAGCCCGAACTCTTGAACAACTGGAAAAAGATGATGGAGAGCTAACTGATTTTGTATCCACTGCAAA AGGTGTTTTACAGTCTTTAGTTGAAAAACATTTTCCTGCTCCAGATcgtaatagaataaaaaaactacTAGGAAGTGTTGGTATCGAATTAAAACATTCCAAACATCATAATGGTGATTCTCAAGGACCTAGTGGCTCTAGTGGAGGCGGAGAAAAAAGAAAAtcag GCCGACAAGCATCTTCAAGACATGTAAAACGTGCCAAAGATTCTAGCGATTCTGATTCAAAATCTGATAATGATGATTCCGATTTTAAAATGTCAGAATCTGAGTCTGAAATTAGTGAAGAACATAGTGATGATTCTGAAGCAAGTAGCGACTTTAATCCATTTGGTGAAGATGATACTGACAGTGatg aaCCTTGGGCAGCAGGTAGAgcaaaaaaacgtaaaaataaagTTCCCGCTAAAAAGAAACAGACAGCAAAAGACAAAATCCATCAAATTGTATTAAAGTCAAGCATGGCTAATAATAGCCACCAAAAAGATGCTATTGACCGTGCTTGTAGTATGAAAGAAGAATTGATGGAAAGGATTGAAAGATTAGGAGATAAATTGCCACCAAATACTCTTGATCAGCTAATTGATGAACTTGGTGGGCCTGAAAATGTTGCTGAA ATGACAGGAAGAAAAGGTAGAGTTGTTCAAACAGATGGGGGTATACAGTATGAATCTCGTTCTGAAGTTGACGCACCTTTGGAAACATTAAATGttattg aaaaacaaaGGTTTATGGATGGTGAAAAGGATGTAGCTATCATATCAGAAGCTGCCAGTTCCGGTATATCATTACAAAGTGACCGAAGAGCCCGAAATCAACGCCGTAGAGTACATATTACCTTAGAATTACCTTGGAGTGCTGATAGGGCTATTCAGCAATTTGGTCGTTCTCATCGTTCTAACCAAGTTAATGCTCCAGAATATATTTTCCTAATATCAGATTTAGCTGGGGAAAGACGTTTTGCATCTATAGTGGCCAAACGATTAGAAAGTCTT GGTGCTCTTACTCACGGTGATCGAAGAGCAACTGAAACACGagatttatcaaaatttaatattgataataagtaTGGCCGTGCTGCTTTAGAAACCACAATGAAAACTATTATTGGTTATGAGAGTCCTATAGTACCACCCCCAGATGATTACAAAGGACACTTTTTTGAag atGTCGGTGGTGCTCTTGTAGGTGTTGGTATGATTATCAATAATGAAGCCAGTCCTGGTAACTTAACATTAGACAAGGATTACAACAACATAAGCAAGTTCCTAAACCGTATCCTTGGTATGCCAGTTGAGCTTCAAAACAGactgtttaaatatttcacCGATGTACTACACCATATTATTACACAAGCAAAAAAATCTGGTCGCTTTGATTTGGGAATCTTGG atttgggTACTGCTGGTGAAAATGTGAAAcgagtaaaaatgtatacgttCCTTAGAAAACATGCCACTGGTCAAGCTACTACTGAACTTCATATTGTACATGTTGAAAGAGGTATGAGTTGGGATGAATCTATAGAAAGGTGTAAAGAAGCCAAAGCACCTACTGAAGGATATTATCTTTCACATCAG ATAAGAAACAATAAAAGCACCGCAGTACTTGCTTTATTGGCTGATAATAGTGCTAATAAAAAAGCCGAAACAACAAAAACACCCTCTAAGAAGGACATTATGTTCACTATATTCCGTCCAAACACAGGATTACAG ttAAGGCAAGAGTCACTGAGTGAACttgaaaagaaatattttaaagtcgAGTTATCTAAAGCAGAAAAACACTGGAAAGAACAGTATGATTCATCTGAAACTGTTTGTTCACATGCCTATTG gcGTGGCAACTGTAAGCTTGTTACAGTTGGTCAAGATTGTGAAGTAGGTTTAAGACGCCGTACATATAATGTTTTGTCTGGATCAGTGTTGAGTGTATGGAGTAgaatagaaaatgtattattagctCGGACAGGTTCTCATCATAAGATGCAAGTTGTCAGGTTAAAGACTGCAGAAGGATTAAAAATAGTTG GTACGTTGATACCTAAGTCATGCGTTGAAGCATTAAGACAAGATCTAGGTTCAGATGCAGAAAAAACAGAAGAACGCGTTtctaatttataa